Proteins encoded within one genomic window of Bacillus sp. 1NLA3E:
- a CDS encoding lysophospholipid acyltransferase family protein, with the protein MTFYSFARSVCKIILTPIYRFEVIGRENIPKDGGVLLCTNHIHAFDPPIVGINTPRPVLFMAKDELFSIPILGKIISMVGSFPVKRGLSDRDALRKGLFVLKEGHVLGLFPEGTRSQTGELGKGLAGAGFFALRSRAEVVPCAIIGPYKLFKRLKVVFGKPIDLEKARNTKMSPEQTTELIMDEIRKLINAYK; encoded by the coding sequence TTGACCTTTTATTCATTTGCTAGATCTGTTTGTAAAATCATTTTAACCCCAATTTACAGGTTTGAAGTAATTGGAAGGGAAAATATACCCAAGGATGGAGGCGTGTTATTATGCACGAATCATATTCATGCTTTTGACCCTCCAATCGTAGGGATTAACACCCCACGTCCTGTTCTTTTTATGGCAAAGGATGAGTTGTTTTCTATTCCAATTTTAGGGAAAATCATTAGTATGGTTGGATCTTTTCCAGTGAAAAGGGGATTAAGTGATCGAGATGCTTTGAGAAAAGGGCTGTTTGTGCTTAAAGAAGGGCATGTCTTGGGATTATTTCCAGAAGGAACGCGGAGCCAGACTGGTGAACTTGGTAAGGGACTAGCAGGTGCGGGATTCTTTGCATTACGTTCTCGGGCAGAAGTGGTTCCTTGTGCGATTATCGGTCCTTATAAACTGTTCAAAAGACTAAAAGTTGTTTTTGGTAAGCCAATCGATTTGGAAAAAGCTAGAAATACAAAAATGTCCCCAGAACAAACAACTGAATTAATTATGGATGAAATTCGTAAACTGATAAATGCTTATAAATAG
- the cmk gene encoding (d)CMP kinase translates to MTKKISIAIDGPAAAGKSTVAKIVAENLSYIYIDTGAMYRALTLRAIEKNIDLQDESSLLAILHDVKLTLLPGEKGQLVFLDDKDVTNDIRTSAVTNSVSIVAKHRLVREEMVARQQQFAGDGGVVMDGRDIGTHVLPDAEVKIFLLASVEERAVRRHNENLLKGFPTDLEELKEEISLRDKLDSERETAPLKKADDAIVIDTTSLSINQVVEKILSCAYERTR, encoded by the coding sequence ATGACTAAAAAGATTTCAATTGCAATTGACGGGCCTGCAGCAGCAGGAAAAAGCACCGTTGCAAAAATAGTAGCAGAAAATCTATCGTACATTTATATTGATACGGGGGCAATGTATCGTGCATTAACCCTTAGAGCTATTGAAAAAAATATTGATTTGCAAGATGAGTCATCCTTATTGGCCATCTTACATGATGTAAAGCTCACTTTGTTACCTGGGGAAAAAGGACAATTAGTTTTTCTTGACGACAAAGATGTTACAAACGATATTCGGACTTCAGCCGTCACTAATTCTGTTTCAATTGTGGCCAAACATCGACTTGTTCGGGAAGAAATGGTCGCAAGACAACAACAGTTTGCTGGAGACGGTGGTGTTGTAATGGACGGGCGAGATATTGGCACCCATGTTCTTCCAGATGCGGAAGTGAAAATATTTTTACTAGCTAGTGTGGAGGAAAGAGCCGTGCGCCGTCATAACGAAAACCTTCTTAAGGGTTTCCCTACCGATTTAGAAGAATTGAAAGAGGAAATTTCCCTTCGAGACAAGCTGGACTCTGAAAGGGAAACGGCACCTTTAAAAAAGGCAGATGATGCAATAGTAATCGATACAACATCGCTTTCCATCAATCAGGTTGTGGAAAAAATCTTGTCATGTGCCTATGAGAGGACTAGATAA
- the ypeB gene encoding germination protein YpeB: MIRGIIITVLFLGVAGTSYWGYQEHREKSAILINAENNYQRAFHDLAYHVDLLHDKIGTTLAMNSRKSLSPALADVWRITSEAHSDVGQLPLTLLPFNKTEEFLAKIGDFSYQTAVRDLDKEPLNEKEYGALQGLYKQSSDIQSELRKVQHLVLKNNLRWMDVEMALATGKEAADNTIIDGFKTVEKTVQGYSETDFGPAFINMQKKDENYKYLKGKTITKQEAIQIAKKYAGLGDNVKTQVEKSGKESDYGFYSVSLLEKQSKQEANMDITKKGGYPIWFILSRDVKTQSIGLNDASNKAIEFLKQNGYQNLDLFESSQYDNIGVFTFVGKENDIRIYPEAIKIKVALDNGQLLGFSANDYLKSHHTRKIPQPTITKEQARTKMNTNLKIEEDRLAVILNDLNKEVLCYEFLGTLGEDTYRIYINAGTGIEEKVEKLENAEPVYENVL, encoded by the coding sequence GTTATCAGGAACACAGAGAAAAGAGTGCGATTCTCATCAATGCAGAAAATAATTATCAAAGAGCTTTTCATGACCTTGCCTACCACGTTGATCTCCTGCACGATAAAATTGGAACGACGTTAGCAATGAATTCGAGAAAATCCCTATCACCCGCACTGGCAGATGTTTGGAGAATCACTTCTGAGGCGCATAGTGATGTAGGGCAATTGCCTTTAACTCTTTTACCATTTAATAAAACGGAGGAATTTTTGGCGAAAATCGGTGATTTCAGCTATCAAACCGCAGTAAGGGATTTAGATAAAGAACCGCTTAATGAAAAAGAGTATGGTGCACTACAAGGATTGTATAAGCAGTCATCCGATATTCAAAGTGAGTTAAGAAAGGTTCAACACCTTGTTTTGAAAAATAATTTGCGTTGGATGGATGTAGAAATGGCGCTTGCTACAGGGAAGGAAGCGGCTGACAATACCATTATAGATGGCTTTAAAACAGTCGAAAAAACGGTTCAAGGATACTCCGAAACAGATTTTGGCCCTGCATTTATCAATATGCAAAAAAAAGATGAAAATTATAAATATCTCAAGGGGAAAACAATTACAAAGCAAGAAGCTATTCAAATCGCAAAAAAATATGCAGGCTTGGGAGACAATGTGAAAACGCAAGTTGAAAAAAGTGGTAAGGAATCAGACTATGGATTTTATAGTGTGTCACTACTAGAAAAACAAAGTAAACAAGAGGCAAACATGGATATAACCAAAAAAGGAGGGTACCCGATTTGGTTTATCCTCTCGAGAGATGTCAAAACTCAAAGCATAGGTTTAAATGATGCAAGTAATAAAGCAATCGAGTTTTTAAAACAAAATGGATATCAAAATTTGGATTTATTTGAAAGTTCCCAATATGATAACATCGGAGTTTTTACTTTTGTTGGAAAAGAAAATGATATTCGTATTTATCCTGAAGCAATAAAAATTAAAGTAGCCTTAGATAATGGCCAATTGTTAGGATTTTCAGCAAATGATTATTTAAAGTCTCACCATACTAGGAAGATTCCGCAGCCAACGATAACGAAAGAACAAGCACGGACAAAAATGAATACAAATTTAAAAATCGAAGAAGATCGATTAGCGGTTATCCTAAATGATCTTAATAAGGAAGTTCTCTGTTACGAGTTTTTAGGAACACTTGGTGAAGACACCTATCGCATTTATATTAATGCTGGAACTGGAATTGAAGAGAAAGTGGAAAAACTTGAAAATGCAGAACCTGTTTATGAAAATGTATTGTAG
- a CDS encoding YpfB family protein has protein sequence MKTFERILIKIVMVQFIFLVLSQVVLHKFHVLPELSQLTQYEGVTENNFSQVLETFKGK, from the coding sequence ATGAAAACTTTTGAAAGAATTTTAATTAAGATCGTCATGGTTCAGTTTATTTTTTTAGTTCTAAGCCAAGTGGTACTTCACAAATTTCATGTGCTCCCAGAGTTAAGTCAATTGACGCAATACGAAGGGGTAACAGAAAATAATTTTTCACAAGTTCTTGAAACATTTAAAGGAAAGTAA